Proteins encoded in a region of the Quercus lobata isolate SW786 chromosome 8, ValleyOak3.0 Primary Assembly, whole genome shotgun sequence genome:
- the LOC115954592 gene encoding uncharacterized protein LOC115954592 isoform X1, protein MILLTCLIYIFRIITPKATREITILFHQKLNGAWTTFTEYPNSELETLYARYRAQRFKHKQPDEEVKKAFIESVKQHYSDWMFRIRNPIFQKYEVKEDRYKNGPSFIPTPFWKEMVDKWMMGDWGETSLKNKGNRNKSKIFSITGFVPMAKYRYEMYLETGSEPSPIDCFKKFHTKKDGKKWATDHAKTLYEKMDAIKAQAVSEGTKTNDYQIFREVVGEPSHGHVLGMGIGIKAKDVYGLTSSGKGCSKRCREDFTKEKEDLEARLREEMDSKLAKVVEKLEEKFAQKLQSMGILQQSDIDPATTNGTSGDEEDNSNNNIEVENNLESDSEED, encoded by the exons ATGATATTGTTAACAtgtttgatttatattttcagAATTATTACACCAAAAGCCACTCGAGAGATTACCATTCTTTTTCACCAAAAGCTTAATGGAGCTTGGACAACCTTTACAGAATACCCAAATTCTGAGCTAGAGACTTTATATGCTCGATACAGAGCTCAACGCTTTAAGCATAAGCAGCCTGATGAGGAAGTCAAGAAGGCATTTATAGAATCAGTGAAACAACACTATTCTGATTGGATGTTTCGCATTAGAAATCCTATTTTTCAGAAGTACGAAGTGAAAGAAGATCGTTACAAGAATGGTCCGTCCTTCATTCCTACACCTTTTTGGAAAGAGATGGTGGATAAATGGATGATGGGAGATTGGGGG GAGACAAGTTTGAAAAATAAGGGCAACAGAAATAAGTCTAAAATTTTCTCCATTACAGGTTTTGTACCAATGGCCAAGTACAGATATGAAATG TATCTTGAGACGGGCTCTGAGCCTAGCCCCATTGATTGCTTTAAGAAATTTCATACAAAAAAGGATGGCAAAAAATGGGCAACTGATCATGCTAAGACATTATAT GAAAAAATGGATGCCATAAAGGCCCAAGCTGTTTCTGAAGGTACTAAGACAAATGATTATCAGATCTTTCGTGAAGTGGTTGGTGAACCAAGTCATGGTCATGTTCTTGGCATGGGAATAGGTATTAAGGCTAAGGATGTGTACGGCTTAACTTCATCTGGTAAAGGATGTAGCAAACGTTGTAGAGAAgattttacaaaagaaaaagaagatttgGAGGCTCGTCTTAGAGAGGAAATGGATTCCAAACTTGCAAAAGTTGTGGAGAAGCTTGAGGAGAAGTTTGCTCAAAAGTTGCAGTCAATGGGCATACTACAACAATCTGACATAGATCCAGCTACCACG aatggtACTAGCGGAGATGAAGAGGACAACTCAAACAATAACATAGAGGTTGAAAACAACTTGGAGAGTGACTCAGAGGAAGACTAA
- the LOC115954592 gene encoding uncharacterized protein LOC115954592 isoform X2, with protein sequence MMAKYPNSELETLYARYRAQRFKHKQPDEEVKKAFIESVKQHYSDWMFRIRNPIFQKYEVKEDRYKNGPSFIPTPFWKEMVDKWMMGDWGETSLKNKGNRNKSKIFSITGFVPMAKYRYEMYLETGSEPSPIDCFKKFHTKKDGKKWATDHAKTLYEKMDAIKAQAVSEGTKTNDYQIFREVVGEPSHGHVLGMGIGIKAKDVYGLTSSGKGCSKRCREDFTKEKEDLEARLREEMDSKLAKVVEKLEEKFAQKLQSMGILQQSDIDPATTNGTSGDEEDNSNNNIEVENNLESDSEED encoded by the exons ATGATGGCAA AATACCCAAATTCTGAGCTAGAGACTTTATATGCTCGATACAGAGCTCAACGCTTTAAGCATAAGCAGCCTGATGAGGAAGTCAAGAAGGCATTTATAGAATCAGTGAAACAACACTATTCTGATTGGATGTTTCGCATTAGAAATCCTATTTTTCAGAAGTACGAAGTGAAAGAAGATCGTTACAAGAATGGTCCGTCCTTCATTCCTACACCTTTTTGGAAAGAGATGGTGGATAAATGGATGATGGGAGATTGGGGG GAGACAAGTTTGAAAAATAAGGGCAACAGAAATAAGTCTAAAATTTTCTCCATTACAGGTTTTGTACCAATGGCCAAGTACAGATATGAAATG TATCTTGAGACGGGCTCTGAGCCTAGCCCCATTGATTGCTTTAAGAAATTTCATACAAAAAAGGATGGCAAAAAATGGGCAACTGATCATGCTAAGACATTATAT GAAAAAATGGATGCCATAAAGGCCCAAGCTGTTTCTGAAGGTACTAAGACAAATGATTATCAGATCTTTCGTGAAGTGGTTGGTGAACCAAGTCATGGTCATGTTCTTGGCATGGGAATAGGTATTAAGGCTAAGGATGTGTACGGCTTAACTTCATCTGGTAAAGGATGTAGCAAACGTTGTAGAGAAgattttacaaaagaaaaagaagatttgGAGGCTCGTCTTAGAGAGGAAATGGATTCCAAACTTGCAAAAGTTGTGGAGAAGCTTGAGGAGAAGTTTGCTCAAAAGTTGCAGTCAATGGGCATACTACAACAATCTGACATAGATCCAGCTACCACG aatggtACTAGCGGAGATGAAGAGGACAACTCAAACAATAACATAGAGGTTGAAAACAACTTGGAGAGTGACTCAGAGGAAGACTAA